A single Gammaproteobacteria bacterium DNA region contains:
- a CDS encoding CHAD domain-containing protein, with product MAFEIRLHRDVAAEIHRVARGQVDRAMAAFDRAREGRFKGVHDARKRFKAIRALLRLVAPRLGPAFRRENRWYRDAARKLAGVREAQASLETLDRLESAEDATLRRGLEARYEARRGFQFRDTDTLAGLLEDLAEARERVAGWRLAGEGFEVIEPGLRVTYRRGRRGFRRAVGGASATDLHEWRKDVKYHRHHLELLVRLWPDVLTGAAGTARRLGDLLGDHHDLHQLRALLSRSPGLAGSERERVSVLAAAARRSRELEAHAIAVGGLVYAEKPGRFIARMGAYWDTRSQGPGLTGH from the coding sequence ATGGCGTTCGAGATCAGGCTTCATCGGGACGTTGCCGCGGAAATCCACCGCGTCGCGCGCGGGCAGGTGGACCGGGCCATGGCGGCGTTCGACCGAGCCCGCGAGGGGCGTTTCAAGGGGGTTCACGACGCGCGCAAGCGCTTCAAGGCCATTCGGGCGCTGCTGCGGCTGGTGGCGCCCCGGCTGGGGCCGGCCTTCCGTCGGGAGAACCGCTGGTATCGGGACGCCGCCCGGAAGCTCGCGGGGGTGCGCGAGGCTCAGGCGAGTCTCGAGACGCTGGATCGGCTGGAGAGCGCGGAGGATGCCACCCTGCGCCGCGGACTCGAGGCCCGTTACGAAGCTCGACGCGGGTTCCAGTTTCGGGACACCGATACGCTGGCGGGGCTGCTGGAAGACCTGGCGGAAGCCAGGGAGCGGGTCGCCGGATGGCGTTTGGCAGGAGAGGGGTTCGAGGTCATCGAGCCCGGCCTGCGCGTGACCTATCGGAGGGGACGCAGAGGCTTCCGGCGGGCGGTCGGAGGCGCGTCCGCGACCGACCTCCATGAGTGGCGCAAGGATGTCAAATACCATCGTCACCACCTTGAGCTGCTGGTCCGGCTTTGGCCCGATGTCCTGACTGGTGCTGCCGGGACGGCACGGCGGCTCGGGGATCTGCTCGGCGATCATCACGATCTGCACCAGCTACGCGCCCTGCTTTCGAGGTCGCCCGGACTCGCGGGGAGCGAGCGTGAGCGTGTGTCTGTGCTGGCGGCAGCCGCCCGTCGGTCGCGCGAACTGGAGGCGCACGCCATCGCCGTCGGCGGGCTGGTCTACGCGGAGAAGCCGGGACGCTTCATCGCACGGATGGGTGCCTA
- a CDS encoding MBL fold metallo-hydrolase, with protein sequence MKAGARLPRAMPVVVAALALASPPVAAQQDFSQVEIRTEQVADGLYVLFGAGGNIGLSVGDDGAFLVDDQFAPLTEKILAAVAEVTDQPVRWVLNTHWHGDHTGGNENLGREGALIVAHENVYRRLNPAEFADLVGRSQQVAPEGLPVVTFNDRVSFHWNGEDIRVNHMPNAHTDGDALVFFSGADAVHMGDTFFNGRYPFIDVDSGGNVDGVIAIADYVLEHSTAETSIIPGHGEITDQSSLQAYRDMLSTVRERVSGMIDDGMTEDEVVAAGPTSDLDANWGENPEGFVRGVYVSLAGS encoded by the coding sequence ATGAAGGCCGGGGCGCGCTTGCCGCGCGCGATGCCGGTCGTGGTCGCCGCGCTGGCGCTTGCCTCGCCGCCGGTCGCGGCCCAGCAGGACTTCTCGCAGGTCGAGATTCGCACCGAGCAGGTCGCCGACGGGCTCTACGTGCTCTTCGGAGCGGGCGGCAACATCGGTCTGTCGGTGGGAGACGACGGGGCCTTCCTGGTCGACGACCAGTTCGCCCCGCTCACCGAGAAGATCCTCGCCGCGGTGGCGGAGGTCACCGACCAGCCGGTGCGCTGGGTGCTCAACACGCACTGGCACGGCGACCACACCGGCGGCAACGAGAATCTGGGCCGCGAGGGCGCCCTGATCGTCGCGCACGAGAACGTGTACCGCCGCCTCAATCCCGCCGAGTTCGCAGACCTGGTCGGGCGCTCCCAGCAGGTCGCCCCGGAGGGGCTCCCGGTGGTGACCTTCAACGACCGCGTCAGCTTCCACTGGAACGGCGAGGACATCCGTGTCAACCACATGCCCAACGCACACACCGACGGCGACGCGCTCGTGTTCTTCTCGGGCGCCGACGCCGTGCACATGGGAGACACGTTCTTCAACGGGCGCTACCCCTTCATCGATGTGGACAGCGGCGGGAACGTCGACGGGGTGATCGCCATCGCCGACTACGTGCTTGAGCACTCGACTGCCGAAACGAGCATCATCCCCGGGCACGGCGAGATCACCGACCAGTCGTCGCTGCAGGCCTATCGCGACATGCTGTCGACGGTGCGCGAGCGGGTGAGCGGCATGATCGACGACGGGATGACGGAAGACGAAGTGGTGGCCGCGGGCCCCACCTCCGATCTCGACGCCAACTGGGGCGAGAATCCCGAAGGCTTCGTGCGCGGCGTCTACGTCAGCCTCGCGGGCAGTTGA
- a CDS encoding site-specific integrase: protein MMARTKRSRRSYGAGEWGRNRVRVFPDPKTGLFQLEWRENGRRLTRSLKHRDWARAKRQADQFAAGFIDAPNGNAEAEPEPLTLETLFDIYGEEVTPTKAEASQRSDRAATRMFLRFFGRDRKPATLSQRDWDRFIRARRAGKVGPSGKPVSDATLEHDLKFLIAVLNWATRSKDERGRPLLDRNPLKGLKMPTEKNPTRVVLSEQEYQALLGVSQEVDWRFHVALVLAHETGHRIGAIRHLRWPDIDLEDGVIRWRAEHEKTGYEHQTPVTAEAVAVLEEARERSSGMDGSPVLPALSDPSRCAGRSLVRCWWNRARKLAGLEPKRGRGWHSLRRKFASDLMDQPLKVLCELGGWKTAKTVLQCYQRADEGQLRKALEARRRPGG, encoded by the coding sequence ATGATGGCACGCACGAAACGAAGCCGCCGGAGCTACGGCGCCGGCGAATGGGGCCGCAACCGGGTGAGGGTGTTTCCTGATCCGAAGACCGGCCTGTTCCAGCTTGAGTGGCGCGAGAACGGGCGCAGGCTCACCCGGTCGCTCAAACACCGCGACTGGGCGCGCGCGAAGAGGCAGGCGGATCAGTTCGCCGCCGGGTTCATCGACGCGCCCAACGGCAACGCGGAAGCCGAGCCCGAGCCGCTCACGCTGGAGACGCTGTTTGACATCTATGGTGAGGAGGTGACGCCCACCAAGGCGGAGGCGTCTCAACGGTCCGACCGGGCGGCCACGAGGATGTTCCTCCGGTTCTTCGGAAGGGACCGGAAGCCCGCAACACTCTCCCAGCGCGACTGGGACCGGTTCATCCGGGCGCGGCGCGCGGGCAAGGTCGGACCGAGCGGCAAGCCGGTATCGGACGCGACGCTCGAACACGACCTGAAGTTCCTGATCGCGGTGCTCAACTGGGCCACGAGGTCGAAGGACGAGCGGGGCCGCCCGCTTCTGGACAGGAACCCGCTCAAGGGCCTGAAGATGCCCACGGAGAAAAACCCCACGCGAGTGGTGTTGTCCGAGCAGGAATACCAGGCGCTTCTCGGAGTGTCCCAAGAGGTCGATTGGCGCTTCCACGTCGCGCTCGTGCTCGCGCACGAGACCGGACACCGGATCGGGGCCATCCGTCACCTGCGGTGGCCGGACATCGACCTTGAAGACGGAGTCATCCGGTGGAGGGCGGAGCACGAGAAGACCGGATACGAACACCAGACGCCGGTCACCGCCGAGGCGGTCGCGGTTCTGGAGGAGGCGCGAGAGAGAAGTTCGGGGATGGATGGGAGTCCCGTGCTCCCCGCATTGAGCGATCCCTCGCGGTGCGCGGGCCGGTCGCTGGTGCGCTGCTGGTGGAACCGGGCCCGGAAGCTCGCGGGACTTGAACCGAAGCGCGGGAGAGGTTGGCACTCGCTGAGGCGCAAGTTCGCTAGCGATCTCATGGATCAGCCGCTGAAGGTGCTCTGCGAGCTGGGGGGCTGGAAGACGGCCAAGACGGTGCTTCAGTGCTACCAGCGAGCCGACGAGGGACAGCTTCGGAAGGCACTGGAAGCCCGCCGGAGACCCGGCGGCTGA
- the infA gene encoding translation initiation factor IF-1 has protein sequence MAKQAIEIEGVVTEVLPNATFRVRLENGHSILAYLAGKMRKNYIRVLGGDRVKCALSPYDLSKGRITYRYK, from the coding sequence TTGGCAAAACAGGCGATCGAAATCGAAGGGGTCGTTACCGAAGTCCTTCCCAACGCCACCTTCCGGGTCCGCCTGGAGAACGGCCACTCGATTCTCGCGTATCTCGCCGGAAAGATGCGCAAGAACTACATCCGGGTGCTGGGGGGCGACCGGGTCAAGTGCGCGCTGTCACCCTACGATCTGTCGAAGGGCCGCATCACGTATCGGTACAAGTAG
- a CDS encoding PD-(D/E)XK nuclease family protein, with protein MDDASLKSRRRYARFFRELGRHLEDARRAEHRQIVRFFVELSPRLDTAKVLERDLDRHLARRFNVSDYLNTSEAGLSRIIADLLNPAGPHGQGTIFLATLLEGLAEIRHRPKLGTAFTKRIGVVTERTITNNRRLDISVEIPDGDRAFCLAIENKPYADDQPNQVKDYLGYLEQEYSNRFLLLYLSPTSDGPDESSIPQDELQRWHERFAIMAYRADAASVDSEGSSGDVFDDFRVELSLANWFAACRQRCDPERLRYFLRDAETYCRNFGGHSMPTDSETRAMQDYLFSNPNQLPTAQAVYDAWPAIKARLCERFLEHLRTMIHKRVEEELGGSGSDLQTETKYGGEKGWANFLWIYRGSWRPWENRRTTHPPYEGCTAVVMQSAGPGPNGWRWGVLHPLAKSSIATRAEKERRERLEENLRTGLVAGRSDSWWPYLGRVSDEKASWNALLPDLYRELENGGGPITDYYVDGMTDLATTAIPIIDEVERAFGK; from the coding sequence ATGGATGACGCGAGCCTGAAGAGTCGGCGACGATACGCACGCTTCTTCCGCGAACTCGGTAGGCACCTCGAAGATGCTAGACGAGCAGAGCATCGCCAGATCGTGCGGTTTTTCGTGGAGTTGTCGCCTCGGCTGGACACCGCCAAGGTTCTCGAACGAGATCTTGACCGTCACCTAGCACGTCGTTTCAACGTCTCCGATTACTTGAACACGTCCGAGGCCGGACTCTCGAGGATCATTGCCGATCTGCTCAATCCCGCGGGGCCCCACGGCCAAGGAACGATCTTCCTCGCGACGTTGCTAGAAGGACTGGCCGAGATTCGTCACCGGCCGAAGCTGGGTACCGCCTTCACGAAACGGATCGGAGTAGTCACGGAGAGGACCATCACGAACAACCGTCGCCTGGACATCTCCGTGGAGATCCCGGACGGTGATCGTGCCTTCTGCCTCGCCATCGAGAATAAGCCTTACGCGGATGACCAGCCCAACCAGGTCAAGGACTACCTCGGCTATCTCGAACAGGAGTACTCCAACCGCTTTCTGCTGCTCTATCTTTCGCCCACGAGCGACGGTCCCGATGAATCGAGTATCCCGCAAGACGAGCTTCAGCGATGGCACGAACGCTTCGCCATCATGGCCTATCGGGCCGACGCTGCGAGCGTGGACTCGGAAGGCAGCTCTGGGGACGTTTTCGACGATTTCCGAGTAGAGCTTTCGCTGGCGAACTGGTTCGCGGCTTGCCGTCAACGTTGCGACCCCGAACGACTACGCTACTTCCTCAGGGACGCTGAAACGTATTGCCGAAACTTCGGAGGTCATTCGATGCCGACCGACAGCGAAACTCGCGCCATGCAGGACTACCTCTTCTCAAACCCGAATCAGCTTCCAACCGCGCAAGCGGTGTATGACGCGTGGCCAGCCATCAAGGCAAGGCTGTGCGAGCGGTTCCTGGAACATCTGCGCACGATGATCCACAAGAGGGTCGAGGAGGAATTGGGCGGCAGTGGCTCGGATCTCCAGACAGAAACCAAGTACGGTGGAGAAAAAGGATGGGCCAATTTTCTTTGGATCTATCGCGGGAGCTGGCGTCCGTGGGAGAACCGCAGAACCACGCACCCTCCGTACGAAGGGTGTACGGCCGTCGTAATGCAATCGGCAGGGCCAGGACCAAACGGTTGGAGGTGGGGCGTGCTTCACCCGCTGGCCAAGAGCAGCATAGCTACTAGGGCGGAAAAGGAGCGGCGCGAGCGTCTTGAGGAGAACCTTCGAACTGGCCTCGTTGCGGGACGAAGCGACTCCTGGTGGCCGTACTTGGGGCGGGTTAGCGACGAAAAAGCCAGCTGGAATGCCCTTCTTCCAGACTTGTACCGGGAATTGGAGAATGGGGGAGGCCCAATTACGGACTACTACGTTGACGGCATGACTGACCTCGCCACCACGGCGATTCCTATCATCGACGAGGTCGAAAGGGCGTTTGGGAAGTGA
- a CDS encoding LuxR C-terminal-related transcriptional regulator, with amino-acid sequence MSAQECTAIQLYASGLTAQRMFVSPKTVGGYLARARRKLGLTGRTDILRFALESGLLRGNERE; translated from the coding sequence CTGTCGGCGCAGGAATGCACGGCGATCCAGTTGTACGCCAGCGGGTTGACGGCCCAGAGGATGTTCGTCAGTCCGAAGACGGTCGGGGGGTACTTGGCGCGCGCGCGGCGCAAGCTGGGCCTGACCGGCCGCACCGACATCCTGCGGTTCGCTCTCGAGAGCGGGCTGTTGCGCGGCAACGAACGGGAGTAG
- a CDS encoding thioredoxin domain-containing protein, which translates to MRSRLTKALDLVLVACAVLMTWAVVRSLMLSPEVIDGATAFEGWKQDLMFDRRIGLADAPYRLVVWFDYQCPACRRFEGELDLARQELGDSLAVIYRHFPLTGHALAFEAAVAAECAREQGRFPEMHEALFGDPLNGESLPLSSLMAESDIPDSTSFGACMSDLASAARAAVRTDLARVRTLSVRGTPALQIGDRIATGGVTAGELVERVREAADPSR; encoded by the coding sequence ATGCGGTCGAGATTGACGAAGGCCCTTGACCTCGTTCTAGTGGCCTGCGCCGTTTTGATGACGTGGGCTGTCGTGCGTAGTCTTATGCTTTCCCCCGAGGTTATCGATGGCGCCACAGCTTTCGAGGGGTGGAAGCAAGACTTGATGTTTGACCGGCGAATCGGGTTGGCGGATGCTCCGTACAGGCTGGTTGTGTGGTTCGACTATCAGTGCCCTGCATGCCGTCGGTTTGAGGGAGAACTCGACTTGGCGCGTCAAGAGTTGGGCGACAGTCTCGCGGTCATATACCGCCATTTTCCGTTGACCGGGCACGCTCTTGCGTTCGAGGCCGCGGTCGCGGCGGAGTGTGCACGCGAGCAGGGCCGTTTCCCGGAGATGCATGAGGCACTCTTCGGCGATCCACTGAATGGTGAGTCTTTGCCTCTGTCATCGCTCATGGCAGAGAGCGACATTCCGGACTCGACTTCCTTTGGGGCGTGCATGTCCGACCTTGCCTCGGCGGCGAGGGCAGCCGTACGCACGGACCTAGCACGTGTCCGTACACTGAGCGTTCGCGGCACGCCTGCTCTCCAGATCGGCGATCGCATCGCCACCGGCGGAGTCACGGCTGGGGAGCTGGTGGAGCGCGTCCGCGAGGCAGCGGACCCGAGTCGCTGA